One part of the Polycyclovorans algicola TG408 genome encodes these proteins:
- a CDS encoding arginyltransferase: MNPMRPPERFSLFLSPEHRCGYLPDRSARNAYIDPAISMSATRYSWLLEQGFRRSGGHVYRPYCQHCQLCIPARIPVSSFNPNRSQRRCAKRNEDLTLRIQSKLQDRHFALYRDYLRHRHEDGGMEPDNREAFDMFLHCAWLEVQIWEFWLGDELLAFSVIDRLPASLSAVYTCYRSDHAARGLGSFAVLQALDYARSADLPHVYLGYWVPGSRKMDYKRQYQPLEVFSGGLWRVFDPAHTRI, from the coding sequence ATGAACCCGATGCGGCCACCCGAACGCTTCAGCCTGTTTCTGAGTCCGGAGCACCGCTGCGGCTACCTGCCCGATCGCAGCGCGCGCAACGCCTACATCGACCCGGCTATTTCAATGAGCGCCACGCGCTACAGCTGGCTGCTGGAGCAGGGCTTTCGCCGTAGCGGCGGACATGTCTACCGACCGTATTGCCAGCACTGCCAGCTGTGCATTCCGGCGCGCATTCCCGTGTCATCGTTCAATCCAAACCGCTCTCAGCGGCGCTGCGCCAAGCGCAATGAGGACCTGACCCTGCGCATTCAGTCCAAGCTGCAGGACCGACACTTCGCGCTCTACCGCGATTACCTGCGTCACCGCCACGAGGACGGCGGCATGGAGCCGGACAACCGCGAAGCGTTCGACATGTTTCTGCACTGCGCGTGGCTGGAGGTGCAGATCTGGGAGTTCTGGCTGGGCGACGAGCTCTTGGCGTTTTCGGTCATCGACCGCCTGCCCGCTTCGCTGTCGGCGGTCTACACCTGCTACCGCAGCGATCACGCGGCGCGTGGCCTGGGCAGCTTTGCGGTCCTGCAGGCGCTGGACTACGCCCGTAGCGCCGACTTGCCGCACGTGTACCTAGGCTATTGGGTTCCGGGCAGCCGCAAGATGGATTACAAGCGCCAGTACCAGCCGCTGGAAGTTTTCTCCGGCGGCCTGTGGCGGGTGTTTGATCCGGCGCATACGCGGATTTGA
- a CDS encoding replication-associated recombination protein A: MVDLAQLKPPLQPLAERMRPRHLDEVIGQTHLLAADAPLRAVLDAGHLPSLVFWGPPGVGKTTLARLLAQGTDAVFETLSAVLAGVKDIRAAVERALAAQPRRTLLFVDEIHRFNKSQQDALLPHVESGTLILVGATTENPSFELNSALLSRLRVMVLNPLTAEDLRPLLDRALTDAERGLGKPADFVAAEILDHIARAADGDARRALILLETVVAGVAAGVTLDDDGLTRLLGRGLRRFDKGGEQFYDQISALHKAVRGSDPDAALYWLLRMLDGGCDPAYLLRRVTRMASEDIGLADPRALPLCLSAWDTFDRLGSPEGELAIAEAVLYLAVAPKSNAAYVAFKAARGLIEKDGSREVPMHLRNAPTGLMKNLGYGKNYQYDPDHDGGVALAQTYWPEGMTPQAFYAPVDRGLEIKIGEKLARLRAERGRT; encoded by the coding sequence ATGGTCGATCTCGCCCAACTCAAGCCCCCGCTACAACCGCTGGCTGAGCGCATGCGGCCGCGTCATCTCGACGAGGTCATTGGCCAGACGCATCTGCTGGCGGCCGACGCGCCGCTGCGAGCGGTGCTGGACGCCGGGCATCTGCCGTCGCTGGTGTTCTGGGGGCCGCCGGGCGTCGGCAAGACCACCTTGGCGCGGCTGCTGGCGCAGGGCACCGATGCGGTGTTCGAAACCCTGTCGGCGGTGCTCGCCGGGGTCAAGGACATTCGCGCCGCCGTCGAGCGCGCGCTGGCGGCCCAGCCGCGGCGCACCCTGTTGTTCGTCGACGAAATTCACCGCTTCAACAAGTCGCAGCAGGACGCGCTGCTGCCGCATGTGGAGTCCGGCACGCTGATTCTGGTGGGTGCCACCACCGAGAATCCGTCGTTTGAACTCAACAGCGCGCTGCTGTCGCGGCTGCGCGTCATGGTGCTGAATCCGCTGACGGCCGAAGATTTGCGCCCACTGCTGGATCGGGCACTCACCGATGCCGAACGGGGTCTCGGCAAGCCGGCCGATTTCGTCGCGGCCGAGATTCTGGATCACATCGCCCGTGCGGCCGATGGCGATGCGCGGCGCGCCCTGATCCTGCTCGAAACCGTGGTGGCGGGCGTCGCCGCAGGCGTGACCCTGGACGACGACGGGCTGACACGCCTGCTGGGCCGTGGCCTGCGCCGTTTCGACAAGGGCGGCGAGCAGTTCTACGACCAGATTTCGGCGCTGCACAAGGCTGTGCGCGGGTCTGACCCCGATGCCGCGTTGTACTGGCTGCTGCGCATGCTCGACGGCGGCTGCGACCCGGCCTATCTGCTGCGCCGCGTCACCCGCATGGCCAGCGAAGACATTGGTCTGGCCGACCCGCGCGCGCTGCCGCTGTGCCTCAGCGCCTGGGACACCTTCGACCGGCTGGGCTCGCCCGAAGGCGAGCTGGCCATTGCCGAGGCGGTGTTGTACCTGGCCGTGGCACCGAAAAGTAACGCCGCTTATGTGGCCTTCAAGGCCGCGCGCGGATTGATTGAAAAAGACGGCTCGCGTGAAGTGCCCATGCACCTGCGCAACGCGCCCACCGGCCTCATGAAGAACCTCGGCTACGGCAAGAACTACCAGTACGACCCCGACCACGACGGCGGCGTTGCGCTGGCGCAGACCTACTGGCCAGAAGGCATGACGCCGCAAGCTTTCTACGCCCCGGTTGATCGTGGGTTGGAGATCAAAATCGGTGAAAAACTGGCGCGGCTGCGTGCCGAGCGAGGACGAACATGA
- a CDS encoding TonB-dependent receptor: MRHLATIAASCMFVFSASVALADTPDAGDVSVIVLDSDGGVAELTLEIDGVNFGATGASGVVQAEAIKPGVRRYVVLQGAARVAAGEFRLAPDEAAELVINLRGPGIDPGIDSDIFGIENAGETTLLGVVTDGSGGVAPQARIHVVDTDISVTTDDDGYFQFDIPRGVYDLEVTSGGLSRTFQGVRASPNLAAGMQLALTPKSTGTTSDDAIDEIVVTAQYVPNTAATLERRSESILDAISAADISLAGDSDAAAALIRVTGVTFQDKQIFVRGLGDRYSAVFIDGAELPSPDPTRRVISLDLFPSDFLGGIAVQKTYSPDLPGDFSGGAVLLDTKGLPDDFNFSVGASVGGNDQTTFLRGLSYLGSESDWTGFDGGVRDIPSVAADLTNGGSIPLSDLSAAQREVVAESLLPIYDIRVVQAMPIDGGGSVSIGDRISRFDFAEIGYQLSALYDSEWRFRREEQGTFRLEGSDVRPFEEELIERSEQTIDSGVIGGLTFEFNEDHTVGYTALMSNQTLKGTYFSEGEIVDEGREIRDVTLDWIETQLLSHQIRGEHTFHDLFERARPLDVQWQAVTSSATRDVLDRREYSYSRRPTTQNANPIFEFVSGTASGTGGQPLTRTWEFLEDDNLDLGVDFSLPMDFSSNVTGEMKAGLRRTDRERDFNQVRWQFRAVGGGSSTDEDFLQTFSFPSPAQILRPDTIGPSTSFDSDARFDLFTAQSILVGNQRADIFSAEQTVDAVYVLGDYYIGEKWRLQGGARQERSEITVANSNVDGSASPGARLKDTDLLPAINATYFLDDRQKFRFGYSETVNRPQFRELSPIEFRDPETRRLTQGNPNLEQANIQNLDFRYEFYWARSEGFTASAFYKQIDNPIEVVIGPSGEGGFRSFQNVSEANNYGIEFDLRTEFDELEKYANWLSYTYAAANLTFIESEIKVNDPNSVLTNPDRELQGQSPWIVNLTLGLSEPGRRTDVALLFNVFGERIIEAGVSGLPDAIEESVPTLDFNLRQGIGQNWRVGLKFRNLLDPDIEVFQGVGVQRRYKLGRSGSLSVEYEF; the protein is encoded by the coding sequence ATGAGGCATCTGGCCACGATCGCGGCTTCGTGCATGTTTGTTTTTTCAGCATCTGTGGCCTTGGCGGACACACCAGACGCCGGTGATGTGTCGGTGATCGTTCTCGACAGCGATGGCGGCGTTGCCGAACTGACTTTGGAAATTGACGGTGTCAACTTCGGCGCCACAGGCGCCAGTGGTGTCGTCCAAGCGGAGGCGATCAAACCCGGCGTACGTCGTTACGTCGTTCTGCAGGGCGCAGCACGCGTTGCTGCAGGCGAGTTTCGTTTGGCTCCAGATGAGGCTGCGGAGCTCGTCATCAACCTGCGTGGCCCCGGCATTGACCCCGGTATCGACAGCGACATTTTTGGCATTGAAAATGCGGGCGAAACCACGCTGCTAGGGGTCGTGACCGACGGCAGCGGCGGTGTGGCGCCCCAAGCCCGAATTCATGTGGTTGACACCGACATCTCTGTTACCACTGATGACGATGGGTATTTCCAGTTCGATATTCCACGCGGGGTCTACGACCTCGAGGTGACCTCGGGTGGTCTATCACGCACGTTTCAGGGCGTACGTGCATCGCCCAACTTGGCGGCAGGCATGCAGCTTGCACTGACACCAAAATCCACCGGCACAACGTCCGATGACGCGATTGATGAAATTGTCGTTACCGCTCAGTATGTGCCCAATACGGCGGCCACTTTGGAACGTCGATCCGAATCCATCTTAGATGCGATCTCGGCGGCCGACATTTCACTTGCGGGCGACAGCGATGCTGCGGCGGCCCTGATTCGTGTAACGGGTGTCACGTTTCAGGATAAGCAGATTTTCGTACGCGGTCTGGGCGACCGCTACTCGGCTGTGTTTATTGATGGCGCTGAGCTACCCAGTCCTGACCCGACGCGCCGAGTTATTTCACTCGACCTGTTCCCGAGTGATTTCCTGGGCGGCATTGCGGTACAGAAAACCTATAGCCCCGACTTGCCCGGCGATTTTTCCGGCGGTGCGGTGTTGCTCGATACCAAGGGTCTTCCTGACGACTTCAATTTCTCGGTCGGTGCATCGGTGGGCGGCAACGACCAAACCACCTTTTTGCGCGGCTTGAGTTATCTCGGCAGCGAAAGTGACTGGACTGGATTCGACGGCGGGGTGAGAGATATTCCCAGCGTCGCCGCTGACCTGACCAACGGCGGCAGTATTCCGCTCAGTGATCTGTCAGCGGCCCAGCGTGAGGTGGTTGCAGAGTCGCTGTTGCCAATCTACGACATTCGCGTCGTTCAGGCGATGCCGATCGATGGCGGCGGGTCGGTCTCAATCGGTGATCGCATCAGCCGTTTTGACTTTGCTGAGATCGGCTATCAGTTATCTGCGTTGTATGACTCTGAGTGGCGGTTCCGGCGTGAGGAGCAGGGTACGTTCCGCTTGGAAGGTAGCGACGTGCGTCCGTTTGAGGAAGAGTTGATTGAACGGTCCGAACAGACCATCGACAGTGGGGTAATTGGCGGACTCACGTTCGAGTTCAATGAAGACCACACGGTGGGCTACACCGCGCTGATGTCGAACCAAACACTCAAAGGCACCTACTTTTCCGAAGGTGAGATCGTTGATGAAGGCCGTGAGATACGCGACGTTACCTTGGACTGGATTGAAACTCAGTTGTTATCGCATCAAATCCGTGGTGAGCACACGTTTCACGACTTATTTGAGCGTGCCCGCCCGCTCGATGTTCAGTGGCAAGCGGTCACGTCCAGCGCCACCCGAGATGTTTTGGATCGTCGTGAATATAGCTACAGCCGCCGTCCGACGACTCAAAACGCCAACCCGATTTTCGAATTTGTATCCGGCACCGCCTCAGGCACTGGTGGTCAGCCGCTGACCCGGACATGGGAATTTCTTGAAGATGACAATCTCGATCTGGGTGTTGACTTTTCCTTGCCGATGGATTTTTCCAGCAACGTTACCGGCGAAATGAAAGCGGGGTTGCGTCGGACGGATCGCGAAAGAGACTTCAACCAAGTGCGTTGGCAATTTCGTGCAGTTGGTGGCGGCTCGTCTACTGACGAGGACTTTTTGCAGACATTCTCGTTTCCTTCCCCTGCTCAGATTCTGAGGCCCGACACGATAGGGCCGAGCACGAGCTTTGATTCAGATGCACGTTTCGATCTGTTTACCGCTCAATCGATCCTGGTCGGAAATCAACGCGCCGATATCTTTAGCGCTGAGCAGACAGTCGACGCCGTTTATGTTTTAGGTGATTACTACATTGGTGAAAAATGGCGGCTCCAGGGTGGGGCGCGTCAAGAAAGATCGGAGATAACGGTCGCTAACAGCAACGTTGACGGTTCCGCGTCGCCCGGCGCTAGGCTTAAGGACACTGATCTTCTTCCGGCGATTAATGCAACCTATTTTCTTGATGATAGGCAGAAATTTAGATTCGGTTATAGCGAAACCGTAAATCGTCCGCAGTTTCGAGAATTGTCGCCTATCGAGTTCCGTGATCCGGAGACACGACGCCTCACGCAAGGTAACCCAAACCTTGAACAGGCGAACATCCAGAACCTTGACTTCCGTTATGAGTTTTATTGGGCCCGAAGTGAAGGTTTTACGGCCAGCGCTTTTTACAAGCAGATCGACAATCCGATTGAAGTCGTGATTGGCCCTAGCGGAGAAGGTGGATTCCGCTCATTTCAAAATGTTTCGGAGGCCAATAACTACGGCATTGAGTTTGATTTACGCACCGAGTTTGATGAGTTGGAAAAATACGCTAACTGGCTTAGCTACACCTATGCAGCAGCGAACCTCACCTTTATCGAATCAGAAATCAAGGTTAATGACCCGAACAGCGTCTTGACGAATCCTGATCGCGAGTTGCAGGGCCAGTCGCCATGGATTGTGAACCTCACGCTTGGATTGAGCGAACCGGGGCGTCGAACTGATGTTGCCCTATTGTTCAATGTCTTTGGTGAACGGATTATTGAAGCGGGTGTCAGCGGCTTGCCGGACGCGATCGAAGAATCTGTGCCGACGCTGGATTTTAATCTTCGACAGGGCATTGGTCAGAATTGGCGCGTGGGTTTGAAGTTCCGCAATCTTCTGGATCCGGACATTGAAGTTTTTCAAGGTGTGGGTGTGCAGCGTCGTTACAAGCTCGGCCGGTCGGGTTCGCTGTCGGTGGAGTATGAGTTTTAA
- the aat gene encoding leucyl/phenylalanyl-tRNA--protein transferase — protein sequence MDNPIRLHWLDPRNPEQPFPPAHLALREPNGLLAIGGDLHPTRLLRAYAYGVFPWYNADEPILWWCPDPRAVLPPTELHISRSLGRRVRSGHFRVTVDTCFDAVTAGCAGPRAHHRGTWLGDAMRVAYGELHRLGHAHSVEVWDRDALVGGLYGVAIGRMFYGESMFSRQTDASKVALVALCERLVAHDFALIDCQVASAHLTRLGAVEWSRDRFLSVARPAAAERASTGVWS from the coding sequence ATGGATAACCCCATCCGCCTGCACTGGCTGGACCCACGTAACCCCGAGCAGCCGTTTCCGCCCGCACATCTGGCCCTGCGCGAGCCCAATGGGCTGCTCGCCATTGGCGGTGACCTGCACCCGACCCGACTGTTGCGCGCCTACGCTTACGGTGTATTCCCCTGGTACAACGCCGACGAGCCCATTCTTTGGTGGTGCCCCGACCCGCGCGCGGTGCTGCCGCCGACCGAGCTGCACATCAGTCGGTCGTTGGGGCGACGGGTGCGCAGCGGCCACTTTCGCGTCACGGTGGACACCTGTTTTGACGCCGTCACCGCCGGGTGCGCCGGGCCGCGGGCACACCACCGCGGCACCTGGCTGGGCGATGCAATGCGCGTGGCCTATGGCGAGCTGCACCGGCTCGGGCACGCGCACAGCGTCGAGGTCTGGGATCGCGACGCGCTGGTCGGCGGCCTCTACGGCGTGGCGATTGGCCGCATGTTTTATGGTGAGTCCATGTTCTCCCGCCAGACCGATGCCTCCAAAGTTGCGCTGGTCGCGCTCTGCGAGCGACTGGTCGCGCACGACTTCGCGCTGATCGACTGCCAGGTCGCCTCGGCGCACCTGACCCGGCTCGGCGCGGTGGAATGGTCACGTGACCGGTTCCTGTCCGTGGCGCGCCCGGCCGCTGCCGAACGTGCCTCCACCGGGGTCTGGTCATGA
- a CDS encoding GNAT family N-acetyltransferase, which produces MADIPAATWDGLFGDAYPFISHRFLNALETSGSVAPELGWRPCHLLLETDDGRLLAACPLYIKAHSYGEFVFDFAWARAAEQLGQSYYPRRVNAIPFTPSSGPRWAAVDADAEAQLLAHLSTLAADAGESSTHLLFIDEPGATAAQQAGASLRHDIQYQWFNRDYADFEAFLAQLSADKRKKIRRERRKLVECGITYRREPAHALDAADLDEVYALYASTYAMRGQPPYLNRAFFDHYLHDGASPMWVLSGFADQQREMIALFFEGRDTLYGRHWGARREIDGAHFETCYYQGIDWCIERGLARFDAGTQGDHKRTRGFDPVRTTSAHWLVEPRLRAAVDHFLAQERAAVTAHADWLRTAHSAYRQTPSHGADHG; this is translated from the coding sequence ATGGCCGACATCCCGGCAGCGACGTGGGACGGCCTGTTCGGCGACGCCTACCCGTTCATCTCACACCGATTTCTGAATGCCCTGGAAACCAGCGGCAGCGTCGCCCCCGAGCTCGGTTGGAGGCCCTGTCATCTGCTGCTGGAGACCGACGACGGGCGCTTGCTGGCGGCGTGCCCGCTCTACATCAAGGCGCATTCTTACGGCGAATTCGTCTTTGATTTCGCCTGGGCACGTGCGGCGGAGCAGTTGGGCCAGTCTTACTACCCGCGCCGGGTCAATGCCATTCCCTTCACGCCCAGCAGCGGGCCCCGCTGGGCTGCGGTCGATGCCGACGCCGAGGCCCAGCTGCTGGCGCACCTCAGCACCCTGGCCGCCGATGCCGGGGAGTCATCGACCCATCTTTTGTTTATCGACGAGCCGGGCGCGACAGCCGCGCAGCAGGCAGGCGCAAGTTTGCGCCACGACATTCAGTACCAATGGTTCAACCGCGACTACGCCGACTTCGAGGCGTTTCTGGCGCAGTTGTCGGCGGACAAGCGCAAGAAAATTCGCCGAGAGCGTCGCAAGCTGGTCGAGTGCGGCATCACTTACCGCCGCGAGCCGGCGCACGCGCTCGACGCGGCAGACCTGGACGAGGTCTATGCCCTTTATGCCTCCACCTACGCCATGCGCGGCCAGCCGCCGTACCTCAACCGCGCGTTCTTCGACCATTACCTGCACGACGGCGCGAGCCCGATGTGGGTACTCAGCGGGTTTGCCGACCAGCAGCGAGAGATGATCGCGTTGTTTTTCGAAGGTCGCGACACGCTGTACGGCCGGCATTGGGGGGCGCGCCGTGAGATTGACGGCGCGCACTTTGAAACCTGCTATTACCAAGGCATCGACTGGTGCATCGAACGCGGTTTGGCCCGCTTTGACGCCGGGACCCAGGGCGATCACAAGCGCACGCGCGGCTTCGACCCCGTCCGCACCACGTCGGCGCACTGGCTGGTCGAACCGCGTTTGCGGGCCGCCGTGGACCATTTCCTCGCGCAGGAGCGCGCGGCCGTCACCGCACACGCCGATTGGCTGCGCACCGCACACAGTGCCTACCGGCAAACACCAAGCCACGGCGCAGACCATGGATAA
- the lolA gene encoding outer membrane lipoprotein chaperone LolA, with the protein MFRPLATLFGLVFSAGVLATPVEDLDARWQGLKGFEGQFTQTQRDYDGTVLSESTGTLALSRPGRFHWAYETPYVQTIVADGEIVWVHDPDLKQVTRRPADAALDGTPAALLASGESLGKGFEVLALTTGEGAPTDADGWRLTPLTSEGEFERIDVWMRGNVPVLLTFSDPLGGTTDVRFDDIKGNPRFARDRFDFTPPRGHTVIGDD; encoded by the coding sequence GTGTTTCGACCTTTAGCGACGCTGTTCGGCCTTGTCTTCTCAGCCGGGGTGCTGGCCACGCCGGTGGAAGACCTTGATGCCCGTTGGCAGGGACTCAAAGGCTTTGAAGGCCAGTTCACCCAGACCCAGCGCGACTACGATGGCACGGTGTTGTCCGAGTCCACCGGTACGCTCGCCCTGTCGCGGCCCGGGCGTTTTCACTGGGCGTATGAAACGCCTTATGTACAGACCATCGTGGCCGACGGCGAGATCGTCTGGGTGCACGATCCCGACCTGAAGCAGGTCACGCGCCGCCCCGCCGACGCCGCATTGGATGGCACGCCTGCCGCCCTGCTCGCAAGTGGCGAGTCGCTGGGCAAAGGCTTTGAAGTTCTCGCTTTGACAACGGGCGAGGGCGCGCCCACCGACGCCGACGGTTGGCGCCTGACGCCGCTGACCTCCGAAGGCGAGTTCGAGCGCATTGACGTGTGGATGCGCGGCAACGTGCCGGTGCTGCTGACCTTCAGTGACCCGCTGGGCGGGACCACCGACGTGCGCTTTGACGACATCAAGGGCAACCCGCGTTTTGCCCGTGACCGCTTCGATTTCACCCCGCCGCGCGGCCACACGGTCATCGGCGACGATTGA
- a CDS encoding fluoride efflux transporter FluC, with the protein MTVWLAVAAGGALGSVARYAVKLGFGAATGFPWWTLLVNALGGLVIGLLALAARDWPEALRAGVIVGLLGGFTTFSAFSLETVQLLRDQPVIAVVNVLLNVGVALAACALGLWLAGLKASV; encoded by the coding sequence ATGACGGTCTGGCTGGCAGTGGCGGCAGGCGGCGCCTTGGGTTCGGTGGCGCGTTACGCGGTGAAGCTGGGCTTTGGCGCCGCCACGGGCTTTCCGTGGTGGACCTTGCTGGTGAACGCCCTGGGCGGCTTGGTCATCGGCCTGCTGGCCCTTGCCGCGCGTGATTGGCCCGAAGCGCTGCGCGCCGGCGTGATCGTCGGCCTGCTCGGCGGTTTCACCACCTTTTCGGCCTTCTCGCTGGAAACCGTGCAATTGCTGCGGGATCAGCCCGTCATCGCCGTGGTCAACGTGTTGCTCAATGTGGGCGTCGCACTCGCGGCCTGTGCCCTCGGCCTGTGGCTGGCGGGATTGAAGGCATCCGTATAA
- a CDS encoding DNA translocase FtsK — MAEPKQWWLQLRGQVAPAAERTSDGRINPWLIRLPREAAMLACAGVAIVLLMLLISFHPDDPGWMSSGTGGEVRNLIGPAGAWLADVLLSMLGLTAYGLPWALLWAGMRILRGGHDDTPVAAQILPLPVRWFSGVVMAAALSALFAVHVGVAASVAPQGAGGIAGQALAGALTRGLGGVGASLVLLVLAVASAPLVFAFSWLRVMDRIGGAVLGLGSLLRREALSEGAPERPAEPAFETAVAPARPASPSPRSAVRKLPRVAPSLSGDPAAGVPPPETFELTAEHDGPSPAKAVPVSAAKPAPKAAKAHLMDDVPPYEGDPLPPISLLDRPRPSGKRYTEDELEQLSRDVERHLASFGVKVEVVDAMPGPVITRFEIQPAAGVKGSQITNLSRDLARSLSVASVRVLEVVEGKPVIGLEIPNQQREMVFLREIIDSGKFRDSHATLAIAMGKDISGAPVVFDLAKMPHLLVAGTTGSGKSVAINTMILSLLYRATHEQLRFIFIDPKMLELSIYDGIPHLLTPVVTDMKDAANALRWCVAEMERRYRLMSALGVRNLAGMNRKLEDALAAGEPIMDPFFKPTEGDLFHEGAAKADAVEPMPHIVIIIDELADMMMVVGKKVEELIARIAQKARAAGIHLIVATQRPSVDVITGLIKANIPSRMAFQVASRIDSRTILDELGADTLLGNGDGLFRPIGASRLDRVHGAFVDDHEVHKIVGYLKQIPNKPPHIEDICAEEPSGPAEGGVDDAESDPMYDQAVAVVLETRKASVSWVQRRLKIGYNRAARIVEQMEATGLVGPSGPGGNREILAPGGRD; from the coding sequence TTGGCAGAACCCAAACAGTGGTGGCTGCAGCTGCGCGGGCAGGTCGCCCCCGCCGCTGAGCGGACATCCGACGGTCGGATCAACCCTTGGTTGATCAGGTTGCCGCGCGAGGCCGCGATGCTCGCCTGTGCGGGTGTGGCCATCGTATTGCTGATGCTGCTGATCAGTTTTCACCCCGACGATCCGGGCTGGATGTCATCCGGCACGGGGGGTGAGGTGCGCAACCTCATCGGCCCGGCAGGCGCGTGGCTTGCTGACGTGCTGCTGTCGATGCTCGGGCTCACCGCCTACGGTCTGCCCTGGGCGCTGCTGTGGGCGGGCATGCGCATCTTGCGTGGCGGCCACGACGACACCCCGGTCGCGGCGCAGATTCTGCCGTTGCCGGTGCGCTGGTTCAGCGGCGTGGTGATGGCCGCTGCGCTGTCTGCGCTTTTTGCCGTGCACGTCGGCGTTGCCGCCAGTGTGGCGCCGCAGGGCGCTGGCGGTATTGCCGGGCAGGCCTTGGCCGGTGCCCTGACGCGCGGCCTCGGCGGCGTGGGCGCCAGTCTGGTGTTGCTGGTGCTGGCGGTCGCCTCGGCACCCTTGGTCTTCGCGTTTTCGTGGCTGCGGGTGATGGACCGTATCGGCGGCGCGGTGCTGGGGCTGGGATCGCTGCTGCGCCGTGAGGCACTCTCGGAGGGCGCGCCGGAGCGTCCGGCCGAGCCCGCATTCGAGACTGCCGTCGCGCCTGCACGACCCGCCTCACCGTCACCGCGCAGCGCGGTTCGAAAGCTACCCCGTGTGGCGCCGAGTCTGTCTGGCGACCCAGCAGCAGGCGTGCCGCCGCCTGAGACCTTCGAGCTGACCGCGGAACATGACGGCCCCTCGCCTGCCAAGGCCGTGCCTGTCAGCGCCGCCAAGCCGGCCCCCAAGGCGGCGAAGGCGCACTTGATGGACGACGTGCCGCCCTACGAGGGTGATCCGCTCCCGCCCATCAGCCTGCTCGACCGTCCACGCCCGTCAGGCAAGCGCTACACCGAAGACGAGCTCGAGCAACTGTCGCGCGATGTCGAGCGCCACCTTGCGAGCTTTGGCGTCAAGGTTGAAGTGGTCGACGCCATGCCTGGCCCGGTCATCACCCGCTTCGAGATCCAGCCCGCGGCCGGCGTCAAGGGCTCGCAGATCACCAACCTGTCACGCGATCTGGCGCGCTCGCTGTCGGTGGCCAGCGTGCGCGTGCTCGAGGTGGTCGAAGGCAAGCCGGTGATCGGGTTGGAAATTCCCAACCAGCAGCGCGAGATGGTGTTTTTGCGCGAGATCATCGACTCGGGCAAGTTCCGCGACAGCCACGCCACGCTGGCCATCGCCATGGGCAAGGACATCAGTGGCGCGCCAGTGGTGTTCGATCTTGCCAAGATGCCGCACCTGCTGGTGGCCGGCACCACCGGTTCGGGCAAGTCGGTGGCCATCAACACCATGATTCTGTCGCTGCTGTACCGCGCCACCCACGAGCAACTGCGCTTCATCTTCATCGACCCGAAGATGCTGGAATTGTCGATCTACGACGGCATTCCGCACCTGTTGACCCCGGTGGTCACCGACATGAAAGACGCCGCCAACGCCCTGCGCTGGTGCGTGGCCGAAATGGAGCGCCGCTACCGCCTGATGTCGGCGCTGGGTGTGCGCAACCTGGCCGGCATGAATCGCAAGCTGGAAGACGCGCTGGCCGCTGGCGAACCGATCATGGATCCGTTCTTCAAACCGACCGAGGGCGATCTGTTCCACGAAGGCGCCGCCAAGGCCGACGCCGTGGAACCCATGCCGCACATCGTCATCATCATCGACGAGCTCGCCGACATGATGATGGTCGTCGGCAAGAAGGTCGAAGAGTTGATTGCCCGCATCGCCCAGAAGGCGCGTGCCGCCGGCATTCACCTGATCGTCGCCACGCAGCGGCCCAGCGTCGATGTGATTACCGGCTTGATCAAGGCCAACATCCCGTCACGCATGGCCTTCCAGGTGGCATCGCGGATCGATTCGCGCACCATTCTTGATGAGCTGGGGGCCGATACCCTGCTGGGCAACGGTGACGGGCTGTTTCGGCCGATTGGCGCGTCGCGGCTGGATCGCGTGCACGGCGCCTTCGTTGACGACCATGAAGTGCACAAGATCGTTGGTTACCTCAAGCAGATTCCCAACAAGCCGCCACACATCGAAGACATCTGCGCCGAAGAGCCCAGCGGCCCTGCCGAGGGCGGTGTGGATGATGCCGAGTCCGACCCCATGTACGACCAGGCGGTGGCCGTGGTGCTGGAAACCCGCAAGGCCAGCGTGTCGTGGGTGCAACGCCGCCTGAAGATCGGCTACAACCGCGCGGCGCGCATCGTCGAGCAGATGGAAGCCACCGGGCTGGTCGGCCCCTCGGGCCCCGGCGGCAATCGCGAGATCCTTGCGCCCGGCGGACGCGATTGA